One Vicinamibacterales bacterium DNA window includes the following coding sequences:
- a CDS encoding dihydrofolate reductase family protein produces MRTVIYGGACSLDGFLAGPDGAIDWLHFSADVQAEMTKSFARADALVFGRKTWDTAVASGGGGAMPGVKGYVCSRTLTSLPDGSGVELVTGDAAGFVRDLKQRPGKDILIMSGGSLARSLLAVGVIDEIGLNVHPVLLGSGVPAFLDCGTRVPLALKEARTLDGGCVLVTYRVGPLNART; encoded by the coding sequence ATGCGAACCGTGATCTACGGCGGCGCCTGCAGTCTCGACGGATTCCTGGCCGGCCCGGACGGCGCCATCGACTGGCTGCACTTCAGCGCCGACGTCCAGGCGGAGATGACGAAGTCGTTCGCACGGGCCGACGCCCTCGTCTTCGGACGCAAGACCTGGGACACCGCCGTGGCCAGCGGTGGGGGTGGAGCGATGCCCGGCGTGAAGGGCTACGTCTGCTCGCGCACGCTGACCTCCCTGCCGGACGGCAGCGGCGTCGAGCTCGTCACGGGGGACGCGGCCGGGTTCGTCCGCGACCTGAAGCAGCGGCCCGGCAAGGACATCCTGATCATGAGCGGCGGCTCGCTGGCCCGCTCGCTCCTGGCGGTCGGCGTGATCGACGAGATCGGGCTGAACGTCCACCCGGTCCTGCTGGGCTCGGGCGTGCCCGCGTTCCTCGATTGCGGGACCCGGGTGCCACTCGCCCTGAAGGAGGCCCGCACGCTGGATGGCGGGTGCGTCCTCGTGACCTACCGCGTCGGGCCTCTCAACGCCAGAACCTGA
- a CDS encoding copper resistance protein B: MNAPGVLAVAAVAAVLGGSVAATAQQPAPPPSGAHAGHEPAPPAPPASGEHDHAASQEPPASPAPPVTPDDRAAAFPPVHPHAMEESRINSLVLFDQFEWQTGHGARGLSVDASGWVGTDLDRFWFRAEGDRPNGRFEQAQVQALYGRAVSPWWTFLAGVRQDVRPGEPRTAGAVGIQGLAPYWIELAATAYIEAGGRSHLRVEVEHDALLTRRVVLQPLLEFEIYSRGDRALGLGRGLSTVDAGLRLRYEVRREFAPYLGLNWHGRFFGTKAGALAAGLPARGAELAVGVRFWR; encoded by the coding sequence ATGAACGCCCCCGGCGTCCTCGCCGTTGCCGCCGTGGCTGCCGTGCTCGGCGGGTCGGTGGCGGCCACCGCTCAGCAGCCGGCACCGCCGCCCTCCGGCGCCCATGCCGGGCACGAGCCGGCGCCACCGGCGCCGCCGGCGTCCGGCGAGCACGACCACGCCGCGTCGCAGGAGCCGCCCGCATCGCCCGCGCCTCCCGTGACCCCGGACGACCGTGCGGCGGCCTTCCCCCCGGTGCACCCGCACGCGATGGAGGAGTCCAGGATCAACAGCCTCGTCCTGTTCGACCAGTTCGAGTGGCAGACCGGGCACGGCGCCCGGGGGCTGAGCGTCGACGCCAGCGGCTGGGTGGGGACCGACCTGGATCGCTTCTGGTTCCGAGCCGAGGGCGACCGGCCGAACGGACGGTTCGAGCAGGCGCAGGTGCAGGCGCTCTACGGGCGTGCGGTGTCGCCCTGGTGGACGTTCCTCGCCGGTGTCCGCCAGGACGTCCGGCCCGGGGAGCCCCGGACCGCCGGCGCGGTGGGCATCCAGGGCCTGGCGCCGTACTGGATCGAGCTCGCGGCGACGGCCTACATCGAGGCCGGGGGCCGCAGCCACCTGCGCGTCGAGGTGGAGCACGACGCGCTCCTGACACGCCGCGTCGTCCTGCAGCCGCTCCTCGAGTTCGAGATCTACAGCCGCGGCGATCGGGCGCTCGGCCTGGGGCGGGGCCTGTCCACCGTGGACGCGGGGCTGCGACTCCGTTACGAAGTGCGGCGGGAGTTCGCGCCGTACCTCGGCCTCAACTGGCACGGCCGGTTCTTCGGCACGAAGGCGGGCGCCCTCGCCGCGGGGCTCCCCGCGCGGGGGGCCGAGCTGGCCGTGGGCGTCAGGTTCTGGCGTTGA
- a CDS encoding copper resistance system multicopper oxidase, with protein sequence MSSQPSRRAAIRQLALGGLAAGLGPWPAWAQPPGRRPQDRLAGQSFDLTIGRTAVDVTGRPRTAVTVNGSLPGPLLQWREGDDVRLRVSNTLDEETSIHWHGLLLPAAMDGVPGLSFNGIAPGAAYDYRFRVRQSGTYWYHGHSGVQEQLGVYGPIVIAPDGPDPIVADREHVVVLSDWTDEDPRGVLRRLKKQSDYYNRNRRTLETLFADARRDGWAATLEDRRMWAGMRMSAADLADVTGATYTYLVNGQSPTGNWTGLFTPGERVRLRVINASAMTYFDVRIPGLTLTVVAADGLPVRPVAVDEFRIAVAETFDVVVEPSGREAFTLFAQAMDRTGFAAATLATRVGLRAPVPALDPRPVLSMADMGHAMPASADAADPHAGHVMAAESDAPDPHAGHVMPAAPAAPDDPHAGHVMPAAPDTPDPHAGHHMGGSAGLAHPESERGNPLVDMQATAPVSKLDDPGIGLRGNGRRVLAYADLASAFSDPDGREPSRTIEIHLTGHMERFAWSFDGVPFSKAEPIRLTYGERVRIVLVNDTMMTHPIHLHGLWSDLEDDAGRFLVRKHTIDMPPGSRRSYRVTADALGRWAYHCHLLFHMETGMMRAVHVDLEPHS encoded by the coding sequence ATGTCATCTCAGCCATCTCGACGCGCCGCGATCCGGCAGCTGGCCCTCGGCGGGCTCGCCGCCGGTCTCGGGCCGTGGCCCGCGTGGGCCCAGCCGCCCGGTCGGCGGCCGCAGGATCGCCTCGCCGGGCAGTCGTTCGATCTGACGATCGGCCGGACTGCCGTGGACGTCACCGGCCGTCCGCGCACGGCCGTCACGGTCAATGGGTCGCTGCCCGGGCCGCTCCTTCAGTGGCGCGAGGGCGACGACGTGCGGCTCCGCGTGTCGAACACGCTGGACGAGGAGACCTCCATCCACTGGCACGGCCTCCTCCTGCCCGCGGCCATGGACGGCGTGCCCGGGTTGAGCTTCAACGGCATCGCGCCCGGTGCGGCCTACGACTACCGTTTCCGCGTCCGCCAGAGCGGCACCTACTGGTACCACGGGCACTCGGGCGTCCAGGAACAGCTGGGCGTGTACGGCCCCATCGTGATCGCGCCGGACGGCCCTGACCCGATCGTGGCGGACCGCGAGCACGTCGTGGTGCTGTCGGATTGGACCGACGAGGACCCGCGCGGCGTCCTCAGGCGCCTGAAGAAGCAGTCGGACTACTACAACCGCAATCGTCGAACCCTGGAGACGCTCTTCGCCGACGCGCGCCGCGACGGCTGGGCCGCCACCCTCGAGGATCGCCGCATGTGGGCGGGCATGCGGATGAGCGCCGCGGACCTGGCCGACGTCACGGGCGCGACCTACACCTACCTCGTGAACGGCCAGTCCCCGACCGGGAACTGGACCGGGCTCTTCACGCCGGGCGAGCGCGTCCGCCTGCGCGTCATCAACGCGTCGGCCATGACCTACTTCGACGTGCGGATTCCGGGCCTGACGCTCACGGTCGTGGCCGCCGACGGGCTGCCCGTGCGGCCGGTGGCGGTGGACGAGTTCCGGATCGCCGTGGCCGAGACCTTCGACGTCGTCGTCGAGCCGTCCGGCCGCGAGGCCTTCACCCTGTTCGCGCAGGCCATGGACCGCACCGGTTTCGCCGCCGCGACGCTCGCCACGCGCGTGGGCCTGCGGGCGCCGGTCCCCGCCCTGGACCCGCGTCCGGTGCTCTCCATGGCCGACATGGGCCACGCGATGCCGGCGTCGGCCGACGCGGCTGACCCGCACGCCGGCCACGTCATGGCGGCCGAGTCCGACGCGCCCGACCCACACGCTGGCCACGTGATGCCGGCGGCGCCCGCCGCACCCGACGATCCCCACGCCGGCCACGTGATGCCCGCCGCGCCCGACACGCCAGACCCGCACGCCGGACACCACATGGGCGGGTCCGCCGGCCTCGCGCATCCCGAGAGCGAGCGCGGCAATCCGCTGGTGGACATGCAGGCGACGGCGCCGGTCTCGAAGCTCGACGACCCCGGCATCGGGCTGCGCGGCAACGGGCGGCGCGTGCTGGCCTACGCGGACCTCGCGAGCGCGTTCTCCGATCCCGATGGCCGCGAGCCCTCGCGCACGATCGAGATCCATCTCACCGGGCACATGGAGCGCTTCGCGTGGTCCTTCGACGGCGTGCCGTTCTCGAAGGCCGAGCCGATCCGGCTGACGTATGGCGAGCGCGTGCGGATCGTGCTCGTGAACGACACGATGATGACGCACCCGATCCACCTGCACGGTCTGTGGAGCGACCTCGAGGACGACGCCGGCCGGTTCCTCGTCCGCAAGCACACGATCGACATGCCGCCCGGGAGCCGGCGATCCTACCGCGTGACGGCCGACGCGCTCGGCCGCTGGGCCTACCACTGCCACCTGCTGTTCCACATGGAGACCGGGATGATGCGCGCCGTCCACGTGGATCTGGAGCCGCACTCATGA
- the kynA gene encoding tryptophan 2,3-dioxygenase: MSASTPPPGGTDGEDLTLDLRGTMGYGEYLHLDQILSAQHPRSQAHDEMLFIVQHQTSELWMKLLLHELRAAIRALAADQVEPAFKMMARVSRIMEQLVAAWDVLGTMTPSEYSRIRPSLGSSSGFQSWQYRCIEFSLGNKNPVMRRPHEHVETRLAEVDAALAAPSLYDEALRLAARRGLPVPESRRERDWSQPYEAHPGVEAMWAIVYKAPASHWDMYQLAEELTDMEDAFRLWRFRHLTTVQRIIGSKRGTGGSSGVSYLRRMLDVVLFPEIWTVRTEL, translated from the coding sequence ATGTCCGCTTCCACCCCGCCGCCCGGCGGCACCGACGGCGAGGACCTGACGCTCGACCTGCGCGGCACGATGGGCTACGGCGAGTACCTGCACCTCGACCAGATCCTGAGCGCCCAGCACCCGCGGTCGCAGGCCCACGACGAGATGCTGTTCATCGTGCAGCACCAGACCTCGGAGCTGTGGATGAAGCTCCTGCTGCACGAACTGCGCGCGGCCATCCGCGCGCTCGCCGCCGATCAGGTCGAACCGGCCTTCAAGATGATGGCCCGCGTGAGCCGCATCATGGAGCAGCTGGTCGCCGCCTGGGACGTCCTGGGGACGATGACGCCGAGCGAGTACTCGCGCATCCGGCCGTCGCTCGGGTCGAGCTCGGGCTTCCAGAGCTGGCAGTACCGCTGCATCGAGTTCAGCCTGGGCAACAAGAACCCCGTCATGCGCCGCCCTCACGAGCACGTCGAGACGCGCCTGGCGGAGGTGGACGCGGCGCTCGCCGCGCCCTCGCTCTACGACGAGGCCCTGCGCCTGGCCGCCCGGCGCGGGCTCCCGGTGCCGGAGAGCCGGCGGGAGCGCGACTGGTCGCAGCCCTACGAGGCCCATCCCGGCGTCGAGGCGATGTGGGCCATCGTCTACAAGGCGCCGGCCTCGCACTGGGACATGTACCAGCTGGCCGAGGAGCTCACGGACATGGAGGACGCCTTCCGGCTGTGGCGCTTCCGGCACCTGACGACCGTGCAGCGCATCATCGGCTCGAAGCGCGGGACCGGCGGCAGCAGCGGCGTGTCCTACCTGAGGCGCATGCTCGACGTGGTCCTGTTCCCCGAGATCTGGACCGTCCGCACCGAGCTCTGA
- the kynU gene encoding kynureninase, with translation MPVPTSRGACEALDARDPLRSLRARFSLPDDVVYLDGNSLGARPVEALDRVSRVVASEWGRDLIRAWNTAGWIDLPRVVGDKIARLVGAGPGEVAVADSTSVNLFKALHAAASVTPAARTRLVTERRNFPTDVYIAGTVAEALGWELVLVDDREAVTGALDDRTAVLLLTHVDYRTGAMHDMAAVTHAAHEHGALVVWDLAHSAGAMPVDLKGADADLAVGCGYKFLNGGPGAPAFLWAHPRLGDAVRQPLTGWMGHRTPFDFDWRYVPAEGARRFLCGTPPVLSLAALECGVDSLLAAEPLGGLAALREKSVALADVFIALVEARCAGHGLTIASPRDARRRGSHVSLTRTEGGYAIVQALIARGVIGDFRPGDESAPDILRFGFAPAYVRYVDVWDAVDHLAAVLAGGEWRDPALAVRKAVT, from the coding sequence ATGCCCGTACCCACGAGCCGCGGCGCCTGCGAGGCGCTCGATGCGCGGGATCCGCTCCGCAGCCTCCGCGCGCGGTTCTCCCTGCCCGACGACGTCGTCTACCTGGATGGCAACTCCCTCGGCGCGCGTCCGGTCGAGGCGCTCGATCGTGTGTCGCGCGTCGTGGCGTCGGAGTGGGGGCGCGATCTCATCCGCGCCTGGAACACCGCCGGGTGGATCGACCTGCCGCGCGTGGTCGGCGACAAGATCGCGCGGCTCGTCGGCGCGGGCCCCGGCGAGGTGGCCGTGGCCGACTCCACGTCGGTCAATCTCTTCAAGGCCCTGCACGCCGCCGCGTCGGTCACGCCGGCCGCGCGCACCCGCCTCGTGACCGAGCGCCGGAACTTCCCGACCGACGTCTACATCGCGGGCACCGTCGCCGAGGCGCTCGGCTGGGAGCTCGTGCTCGTCGACGACCGCGAGGCGGTCACCGGCGCACTCGACGACCGGACGGCCGTGCTGCTCCTGACGCACGTGGACTACCGCACGGGCGCCATGCACGACATGGCCGCGGTGACCCACGCGGCGCACGAACACGGGGCGCTCGTCGTCTGGGACCTCGCGCACAGCGCCGGTGCGATGCCCGTGGACCTGAAGGGCGCCGACGCCGACCTGGCCGTCGGCTGCGGCTACAAGTTCCTGAACGGCGGCCCTGGCGCGCCGGCGTTCCTGTGGGCCCATCCCCGGCTCGGCGATGCCGTGCGGCAGCCGCTCACGGGCTGGATGGGCCACCGGACGCCGTTCGACTTCGATTGGCGCTACGTGCCGGCGGAGGGCGCGCGCCGCTTCCTCTGCGGCACGCCGCCCGTCCTGTCGCTCGCGGCGCTGGAGTGCGGCGTGGACTCGCTGCTCGCGGCCGAGCCCCTCGGCGGGCTGGCGGCGCTTCGCGAGAAGTCCGTGGCGCTGGCCGACGTCTTCATCGCCCTCGTCGAGGCCCGGTGCGCGGGGCACGGCCTGACGATCGCGTCGCCGCGCGACGCCCGGCGGCGCGGCTCGCACGTGAGCCTCACGCGGACCGAGGGCGGGTACGCCATCGTGCAGGCGCTCATCGCCCGCGGCGTCATCGGCGACTTCCGCCCGGGCGACGAGTCCGCCCCGGACATCCTGCGCTTCGGCTTCGCGCCGGCCTACGTTCGCTATGTGGACGTGTGGGACGCCGTCGACCACCTGGCGGCGGTCCTCGCCGGCGGCGAGTGGCGCGATCCGGCCCTGGCCGTCCGCAAGGCCGTGACGTAA
- a CDS encoding DUF6544 family protein: protein MGVHWLIVAVLGLHGVIHLLGFAKAFGLASLPQLTQPIARPVGIAWLAAGVLVLASAALFAGGHRRFWWVGAIAVVVSQAVLATAWRDAWAGTLANVLLATVVAHAWLTEGPWSFRAQMLRDAGPALAARANAPIVTEADLAGLPIPVARYLRAAGVVGQPRVRSYALRFRGRIRSDPASPWLPFTAEQVSVVDPPVRLFLMRARMHGLPVEAFHRSVGGHATMQVRVAGVVPMVDARGDVMDRSEVVTMFNDMSLLAPGALLSPAIAWEAVDDRTVRARFTNGQTIAATLHFGDDGFLTDFVSDDRSRLSSDNTRFTPQRFSTPVHGFQRFGPAATATVGEGRWHGPEGPFTYGEFHVVDLVLNQR from the coding sequence ATGGGCGTGCACTGGCTCATCGTCGCCGTGCTGGGGCTGCACGGCGTCATCCACCTCCTCGGGTTCGCGAAGGCGTTCGGCCTCGCGTCGCTGCCGCAGCTCACGCAGCCGATCGCGCGCCCCGTGGGCATCGCCTGGCTGGCCGCAGGTGTGCTGGTCCTGGCCAGCGCCGCGCTCTTCGCCGGCGGTCATCGACGCTTCTGGTGGGTGGGGGCGATCGCGGTCGTCGTCTCGCAGGCCGTCCTGGCCACCGCGTGGCGCGACGCGTGGGCGGGCACGCTGGCCAACGTCCTCCTCGCGACCGTCGTGGCGCATGCGTGGCTCACCGAAGGCCCCTGGAGCTTCCGCGCCCAGATGCTCCGCGATGCCGGTCCGGCGCTGGCCGCCCGCGCGAACGCGCCGATCGTCACCGAGGCCGACCTGGCCGGCCTGCCGATCCCGGTCGCGCGGTACCTGCGCGCCGCCGGCGTGGTCGGCCAGCCTCGCGTGCGGAGCTACGCGCTGAGATTCCGCGGCCGCATCAGGAGCGACCCGGCCAGCCCATGGCTGCCGTTCACGGCCGAGCAGGTGAGCGTGGTCGACCCGCCGGTGCGCCTCTTCCTGATGCGGGCGCGCATGCACGGCCTGCCGGTCGAGGCGTTCCACCGGTCGGTCGGCGGGCACGCCACGATGCAGGTGCGGGTGGCTGGCGTCGTCCCGATGGTGGACGCCCGCGGCGACGTCATGGACCGCTCCGAGGTCGTGACGATGTTCAACGACATGAGCCTGCTGGCCCCGGGGGCCCTGCTCTCGCCCGCCATCGCGTGGGAGGCCGTGGACGATCGCACGGTGCGCGCCCGGTTCACGAACGGCCAGACGATCGCGGCGACGCTCCACTTCGGCGACGACGGCTTCCTGACCGACTTCGTGTCCGACGACCGGTCGCGGCTGTCCTCCGACAACACCCGGTTCACGCCGCAGCGCTTCTCCACGCCGGTTCACGGCTTCCAGCGCTTCGGGCCGGCGGCGACCGCCACCGTCGGCGAAGGCCGGTGGCACGGCCCGGAGGGCCCGTTCACCTACGGGGAGTTCCACGTCGTCGATCTCGTGCTGAACCAGCGCTAA
- a CDS encoding DUF1003 domain-containing protein, which translates to MLQLITWTVTGLAAGWLARTAMRSRREFGLLGDLTTGWLGGVVGGWLFRKLGVVAPDAAVVHVIVALVGATALLIGIRSLRRIMSAARVGGPADTPLVDLEQRIRTLGDLERGFLSRLLALQPARDPNQAFEAQSTFGERVADRVALFGGSWTFIGLFLIGMVSWMAANQEGGRTFDPYPYILLNLVLSCLAALQAPIIMMSQNRQSAKDRLDAKTDYEVNVRAEMQIMALHAKLDALRDEEVRRLTDLVREQQRLLDAMQHRIDRTREA; encoded by the coding sequence ATGCTGCAGTTGATCACGTGGACCGTCACCGGCCTGGCGGCCGGATGGCTGGCGCGCACCGCCATGCGCAGCCGGCGCGAGTTCGGACTGCTCGGCGATCTCACCACGGGGTGGCTGGGCGGCGTGGTCGGCGGCTGGCTGTTCAGGAAGCTCGGCGTCGTCGCGCCCGACGCGGCGGTCGTCCACGTCATCGTGGCCCTCGTCGGCGCCACGGCGCTCCTCATCGGCATCCGCTCGCTGCGCCGGATCATGTCGGCCGCCCGCGTCGGAGGGCCGGCCGACACGCCGCTCGTCGACCTGGAACAGCGCATCCGGACGCTGGGCGATCTCGAGCGCGGGTTCCTGAGCCGGCTCCTCGCCCTCCAGCCCGCGCGCGATCCCAATCAGGCGTTCGAGGCGCAGTCGACCTTCGGCGAGCGCGTGGCCGACCGCGTCGCCCTCTTCGGCGGCAGCTGGACGTTCATCGGCCTCTTCCTCATCGGCATGGTCAGCTGGATGGCCGCGAACCAGGAGGGCGGGCGGACGTTCGACCCCTACCCGTACATCCTGCTGAACCTGGTGCTGTCGTGCCTGGCCGCGCTCCAGGCGCCCATCATCATGATGAGCCAGAACCGCCAGTCGGCGAAGGACCGGCTGGACGCCAAGACCGACTACGAGGTGAACGTCCGCGCCGAGATGCAGATCATGGCGCTGCACGCCAAGCTGGACGCGCTGCGGGACGAGGAGGTGCGCCGGCTGACGGATCTCGTCAGGGAACAGCAGCGTCTCCTCGACGCGATGCAGCATCGGATCGACCGGACGAGGGAGGCCTAG
- a CDS encoding PP2C family protein-serine/threonine phosphatase: MTTTATRSARPSWLGPPTPRILAESVAVAFTAYVVAGAAEATLIRLVRPSEWELAWVSDLVLATALGVAVYLWRHLSAARSELVAAERAALVLDTQLALAADLQRRLLPELPAEADGLRWAARLTSAHRVGGDFYDLVSAGDGRWVVLVADVSGKGVPAAMALSTLRAAFRYIARMDATPAAVLTRLSAALFDQWSGAPYVTAAVALVDPAAGTLRYANAGHPPAFVVGSSGTQRLEVLGPPAALFAGTVYDERTVALRPGDVCVFVSDGVTEALGDQAAIVVDALARAGGDDPRRASRLCDGIMAAAIAGDGPADVRDWTDDRTVVVLAFDGPGVPGH; the protein is encoded by the coding sequence ATGACGACCACCGCGACCCGCTCCGCCCGCCCGTCCTGGCTGGGCCCGCCGACGCCCCGCATCCTCGCCGAGAGCGTCGCCGTGGCCTTCACGGCCTACGTCGTGGCCGGCGCCGCCGAGGCGACCCTCATCCGCCTCGTGCGGCCCAGCGAGTGGGAGCTGGCCTGGGTGAGCGATCTCGTGCTGGCGACGGCGCTCGGCGTGGCGGTGTACCTGTGGCGGCACCTGAGCGCCGCGCGATCGGAGCTCGTCGCGGCCGAGCGGGCCGCCCTCGTCCTCGACACCCAGCTCGCGCTCGCCGCCGACCTCCAGCGCCGCCTGCTGCCGGAACTGCCGGCCGAGGCCGACGGCCTGCGCTGGGCCGCGCGGCTGACCTCCGCGCACCGGGTGGGCGGCGACTTCTACGACCTCGTCTCGGCGGGGGACGGCCGCTGGGTGGTGCTCGTGGCCGACGTCTCGGGCAAGGGCGTCCCCGCGGCGATGGCGCTCTCCACCCTGCGCGCGGCGTTCCGCTACATCGCCCGGATGGACGCGACGCCGGCCGCCGTGCTGACGCGCCTGTCAGCGGCGCTCTTCGATCAGTGGTCGGGCGCCCCGTACGTGACCGCCGCCGTGGCCCTCGTGGACCCGGCGGCCGGCACCCTGCGCTACGCGAACGCGGGGCACCCGCCGGCCTTCGTCGTCGGGTCGTCGGGCACGCAGCGCCTCGAGGTCCTCGGGCCGCCGGCGGCGCTCTTCGCCGGGACCGTGTACGACGAGCGGACGGTGGCGCTCAGGCCGGGCGACGTGTGCGTCTTCGTGAGCGACGGCGTGACCGAGGCGCTCGGGGACCAGGCGGCCATCGTCGTGGACGCGCTCGCGCGTGCCGGCGGCGACGACCCGCGCCGGGCGTCGCGCCTGTGCGACGGGATCATGGCGGCGGCCATCGCCGGCGACGGCCCCGCCGACGTGCGCGACTGGACCGACGACCGCACCGTCGTGGTGCTGGCGTTCGACGGGCCTGGCGTTCCGGGACACTAG